GCccgcgccgcggcgggggccgcgCAGGCCCCGCCCGCGGCGCTCGGCCCGCTCACCGACGCGCTGCTTCACGAGCAGGAGCAGTGCGCGCAGCtggccgccgcgctcgccgcggccgcggccgtcgAGGCCTCCGAGCCCACCGACGACCTCGCCGCCTACCTCCGGGCGCTCCTCCCTCGCCTTCTCAAGCTCCTTCGCAGCGCCGCGTTCAAGGCCAAGCCAGCGCTCATCTCCCTCATCGGCACTGCCTCGGCCGCATCCGGCGGCGGAGCCGCCTCCACCGCTGTGCCCAGCCTTCGCGACGCGCTCACCGGCGATGACTGGGCCGCGAGGAAGGCTGCCGCCGAGGCGCTCGCGTTGTTGGCCCTCGAGCACGGAGACGACCTCATCTCCCACAAATCTTCCTGCATTACCGTATTCGAAGCCAAGAGATTTGATAAGGTCGGTCGCATAGATAAAGTTGGGATCATGACCGCGGTATCCTCGTAGATCTGCGGCTTCTTGACAATTTTTTTGACACTTTCTTGGCACAATGCAGGTAAAAATTGTGCGCGAGTCCATGAATCGGATGATCGAGGCGTGGAAAGAGATCCCAGACATGGATGAGGAGGTCTGCTCCTCCGACATGCCACCATCGTCCCAGGCTAGATCTTCTCTCTCAGGTGATGTGGCTATTCTTGAGGTTCTAGTCACTGTTTTTTCTTTTGTTCCTTTTCTTTTGTGAGTTGGGTAAAATTTAATGTCTATGCTTGGTTTGGGGTTTGGATTGCATATATTACACTTATAGTTAACCTTCTTGCTAAAAGACAGAAATATCCATGCTTATCAGAACATAATGAATGGTATACATTTTTTACTGAAAAAATTATTTCGGTTTATGAAAGGTCTTTTAGATATGCACAATTGCACATCATACATTTGCTGGATTTATTTATCATGTTCTTTCCTAACATTATGGATTATAAAATTGAACAGAGACTGTAAGTGATGGCCGATACCCCACTGATTCCATGGGCTCCAATTCTGCCCCTTCAATTTCAAGGAGAAACTCGTGGCCGACTAACAGGCAGCCTCCACCGGATTCATTGCACAATGCCAGCAACAGAAAAGCAAGCCCTCCTTCCACCATAAGCAAGAAAAATTTGCCTCCGTCCCACCCCAGCGCTGACCAAGCCAAGAACTATGAGGAAAAGGTTGATGTAACTGTCACTCCAGATGCAACACCAATCAAAATGGTGACCGAGGAGAAGCTCCTGAAAGAAGGCAATGTCAGGGAGAGGCTCGAAGCACGGAGGGTGCTGTTTCAGAAGACTGGTGAGAAGGGTTACAAGAAGTTGGTTGGTCCCAAGTCAGGTTCTAGAGTTGTTCCGTACAATGGGGATGGTGATTTGGAAGAGACCGCAGGGAACCAGGATGCGCCTGAGGAATTTCAATCAGCTCACAAAGATGAGGACCTGTCGAAGATCAGGATGCAGCTGGTTCAGATTGAGAATCAGCAGGCCAGTTTGCTCAATCTTCTCCAGGTAATTAATTATCCCTTGTTACCTTTCATACCATACGGCAATAATTCGTGAAACTCTTAATTCTTCGTATTAAATTGaagttcttttttcttttctttttctcttaaGAATCTCCCATGTGCATGAGTAGATGAGATGTCCTAGAAAGATCTTGTTGCATGGAAAAATTTTACACCAAGCAAACTGTGGTGCAAGCTAACTCATTCCGCTGTTAAAAAAGAACCTACCAGTACCTACTGGACTTTTTTTGTGTAACGTGGACTGATTTATGCATAGAAGGGAGGTCTCATCCTTCTTGCATCAGGATATTTAATACGTGTTATTTGGCCTCAATGAGCAATACTGACCGTTTGGTATGAATCATACATTCATTCAATGCGTCCTGATAGTACCAGTCAAATCAGTATGCATTCAGGTCTGGACAGTGGCATGGTGTGGGGAAAACCTGGACCGCAGTAGTGCAATAGGGCATTCACTAGCAATACGGCAGTGTCTTAATCACCAACTTATTTGAAGCGTATCTTCTTATGTCACCCATAAGACTGGTTTATCAGAAACATTGATATTGTCTGCCTGCATCTGTAAAGCATCAGCCAATGTTCTGATCACATATCATATAGGCAATATGTTTTGCACAACAATTTTATTTTTGGTATTTAACATTTGTACGTTTCAGTAATAATTAATGTGTGATGTTCCAGAAACATGCCTAGCATTGAATTGTTCCTGTCACTCGTAAATTGAGAAAACATCTGACCCTTCAATTACTTTTTCTCATCAGAAATTCATGGGGAGCTCCCAGAATGGGATACGTTCCTTGGAGACGAGGGTGAATGGGCTCGAGATGGTATTGGACGAAATCTCCCGTGATTTGGCTGCCTCTTCAGGAAGGATTCCAAACAGCGAACCTGACACCAATGCGTGCTGCATTCTGAGCCCAAAATTCTGGAGAAGACATGATGGAGGTAGATACACTTCGAGGTACTCCATCTCAGATGCACCAGACTACTCTGAGGAGAGCAAAGCTTCTTACAAGTGGGAGAGGCAAAAGTTTGGAGGTCAGGGGGGCGGATTGGTCACCAACCCCTTGGCAGGGCCAAACACTTCTTCTGTAAGAAGCACAAGTATTATCCAGGAAGGGAGAAGACGAGACTCAGCTCAATACATGTCAAGGTAAGGTAATAGAAGCCAAACCAATGAACTCTATCATCCATGTGATTAGGTTTGTTAGGTACACCAATGAAATTTCTTAAGGACACCTTGGAAACTGACAGTAGCATCGCAACATTAAAGTAGTTCCTTTTGTCTAGCACATCAGGATGAATTTAATTATGGCCCCAACCCTAATACTATCTTCCTATTATGATGGGGATTCGTTCTCAGTGGCACCAACCTACGTTTAATGTAGAATTTGCATGGCCTTGCCATAACATTTTCTTATTCAGTTAAATTCCAACTAAATTGTCACTTTCCATTTCCTTCAGGTTGGGTTAGGCGCAACAAATCGGTTCATGTGAAGTAAGAACTACTTGCATCAGCAAGACAGCGGAGCGTTTGAAGATCCCACTATTGGCGCATTTTCAGAGGCATTTTCTTTTCTCCGAGCTTAGAGATGAGATTATACGAATTTGTGAGGTTTATTCATGAATCATGAGTTGCCTAGGGTTCAGACCCCAGATAACAGCCTAAACTCTAAAGCAAGACCCTCACCGCGAGCTGGATAATCATGCAACGGACATGAATTGCTGGTGGAGATTTGCTTGAGGGTAGAATGCATATGTGGAGTTTAGCATTAGCAATGAGAAAGTTCTATGTTCAGTATCCTTCCGGAGCAGTTCCTTGCAAGTTGCAAGGACATGTAGTCATGGATGTATCTTGTACTGCTTGTAAATAGTTTGGATACAGTCATGTGCTTGCGAGATGTTGTCACGAATTTTCTCATTTTTCTTTGGTATGCTGAGATCATAAAAGTAGGGAAAAGGTCCACAGCTTGCAACAAATGCAAGATATTCTTTGCTATACATAGCTAATCTACCTAATGCCGATTTCCCTACTAGTGTGGCAAATGGCAAGAAAGCCAGTACAGAAAGTATGGTAGGACAAAAGTGCAGTATCAGATCAAGCAACTGGATGTCAAAGCAACCTTAAGGGTTGGTCGAACGTGACTAGAAACTGATCACAGATCATGGTGTGAACCAGGCAGTATTAAATAGAATGTCAAAGCTGGATAATCAGGTTTTGTCAAAATATTGCAACAAAGCATACGGTATCAAGCAATGTTAAAACATTTGCGAGCTTCGTAGCCAGGACTGAGGCACTCCAGCAATCCTCACGTCCTTACAAGCAGAATTTTGTACATATAAAGATCTCAAAAATCAAGAGTCTGTGTACCTAAACTATCAGGTTTCTGCCAGCAGGCTGAGCACACTACAAAAAGAAAGATGCAAAATAAAAATATACAAATTACAAAACTTGTCTGATATAGGTTCTTGTTGTCGTGTTAGCACTGGCCCGAGCAACACTATAATAGTGAGCAAACGCAAATGGACGCTAAGAATTAGCTATGCTTCAATGTGCTGCAAATATTCCAACCGTTGTGCATTAACCAAGAAAAAAATATATGCACCTTCGTCGATAGAAAGGCTGTAACCAAATGCCTCAGCAGCAATTGTCAGGAAGTTCGAGAGGTTCGATCACCAACGTATGAACACACATACATGCAGCACCGTATCTGCTCCAGCACAATCCGGCTGCCACTATCAACTTTTTCAGGAAGATCCATCTTCAGTCTAACTTGTAGGCAAACTATTCTTCCTGCGATGATGGTGGCTGTAGGTCTAATTTGTATGCCTGAATCTCCATTGGTGAGATAAGAACGTTTCCCTCCTGAGCAACATCTCCTATCTGCTCAAGGTACCCCAGCATTTCAGGGTCATCATGTAAGAGGTTCAGCGAAGTCGCCTTCACGTTCACAGCCGAGAGATCTTTGAACATGTAGAACA
The genomic region above belongs to Panicum hallii strain FIL2 chromosome 4, PHallii_v3.1, whole genome shotgun sequence and contains:
- the LOC112889970 gene encoding TORTIFOLIA1-like protein 5 isoform X1 translates to MGLAPREPMKQRVNRCLLRLSDRDTEAMAAAELDAIARELDADELPVFVAAVSDARPTDRTPLRRHSLRLLALVAGEHPREAVAPLVPKLVAAALRRVRDPDSSVRAALVDAARAAAGAAQAPPAALGPLTDALLHEQEQCAQLAAALAAAAAVEASEPTDDLAAYLRALLPRLLKLLRSAAFKAKPALISLIGTASAASGGGAASTAVPSLRDALTGDDWAARKAAAEALALLALEHGDDLISHKSSCITVFEAKRFDKVKIVRESMNRMIEAWKEIPDMDEEVCSSDMPPSSQARSSLSETVSDGRYPTDSMGSNSAPSISRRNSWPTNRQPPPDSLHNASNRKASPPSTISKKNLPPSHPSADQAKNYEEKVDVTVTPDATPIKMVTEEKLLKEGNVRERLEARRVLFQKTGEKGYKKLVGPKSGSRVVPYNGDGDLEETAGNQDAPEEFQSAHKDEDLSKIRMQLVQIENQQASLLNLLQKFMGSSQNGIRSLETRVNGLEMVLDEISRDLAASSGRIPNSEPDTNACCILSPKFWRRHDGGRYTSRYSISDAPDYSEESKASYKWERQKFGGQGGGLVTNPLAGPNTSSVRSTSIIQEGRRRDSAQYMSRLG
- the LOC112889970 gene encoding TORTIFOLIA1-like protein 5 isoform X2; this encodes MGLAPREPMKQRVNRCLLRLSDRDTEAMAAAELDAIARELDADELPVFVAAVSDARPTDRTPLRRHSLRLLALVAGEHPREAVAPLVPKLVAAALRRVRDPDSSVRAALVDAARAAAGAAQAPPAALGPLTDALLHEQEQCAQLAAALAAAAAVEASEPTDDLAAYLRALLPRLLKLLRSAAFKAKPALISLIGTASAASGGGAASTAVPSLRDALTGDDWAARKAAAEALALLALEHGDDLISHKSSCITVFEAKRFDKVKIVRESMNRMIEAWKEIPDMDEEVCSSDMPPSSQARSSLSETVSDGRYPTDSMGSNSAPSISRRNSWPTNRQPPPDSLHNASNRKASPPSTISKKNLPPSHPSADQAKNYEEKVDVTVTPDATPIKMVTEEKLLKEGNVRERLEARRVLFQKTGEKGYKKLVGPKSGSRVVPYNGDGDLEETAGNQDAPEEFQSAHKDEDLSKIRMQLVQIENQQASLLNLLQKFMGSSQNGIRSLETRVNGLEMVLDEISRDLAASSGRIPNSEPDTNACCILSPKFWRRHDGGRYTSRYSISDAPDYSEESKASYKWERQKFGGQGGGLVTNPLAGPNTSSVRSTSIIQEGRRRDSAQYMSR